From the Cohaesibacter sp. ES.047 genome, the window TTGGGGACTGCCTGTGCAACTGGTGACACTTCGGCAGCGATCTTTGCTTCACCGAAAGTCGATCTGGAATTCAAGCCCGACGCTGATTTGGCCGAAAAATACATGCCGAAATATCAAGCTTACAGAGACAGTTATCTGAATTTGCAAAAAGAACGGTGAGCGAACCGCCGTCGGGCTCTCAAATAGAGGAGCCAGCCAAATAGGCGTTCATCAGCCCGGCGAGAGCGAGAATTGCCGAGCGGAGTCGCAGCAGGATTGGGATCAGTATCCTTCAATCTTGGTTGATCCTATAGCGGGTGTCGCGACGCCCGGCAACATTGCGAACACATGCTCCGGTTACGGAAAAGAAGGGCAGGGACTGCCCTTCTTTTTTTTGCACAGATTTTTCCAGAAAAAAGCGCTTTCGTTCGAAATTTGTTTGAGCCAATTGTTCCCGGCCCAATACTTGTTGAGGACCGGATAAATGACCGCAAACGCGATCAGCATCGCAGCGGCATGCAACTAGAAATACGCTTTTTTGCCGGTCGTTCATTTTGATTGATTTTCCGTGTCAATTTGTCGAAACGGTCAAAAAAGTATCAAATGAAACTCCCTATAGATCAACTTTGCCCTTGGATTTTGATCGAGTTGTGCCGTGTCGCATTAAACCTAATCGTGCGATCTCGTAAGACTAAAGGCGCAGATGTGCCCAATCTCTGCGCTGCTGCATAAATTGGTTGCATGAAAACACGTGAAGTTAGAAATCGTTGCAGGGTCTTTTATAGACTAGATTGTGCGAAATTTCACAAGTCGAGGTTAAAAACGTATTATATATTTCTCCGTAGTGATGTGGAGCGCTAAAAAGTTTTCCTAATATACTCCAATACAACACAGCGGTAGGCTCAACCGAGATCTTGGGAGGGATCGAGCTTCGTGCTGATAGGAGGAGTGAAGTGCAGCCTGATCTTGAATTGGTGCATATTCGTAAAGATGAGTCGTTCGCTGCATGGCAGCATGGCTATCCTTTCCGCACCGTGCGGTGGCATTACCATCCGGAGTATGAAATTCACCTCGTCGTTTCCACGACCGGCAAATTTTACATCGGCGATCACATCGGGCATTTCGCACCTGGCCAGCTGGTCATGACTGGTCCCTATCTGCCTCAGAACTGGATCAGCAACATCCCGAAAGATAAGTTTGAGCGACGTCGCAGTCAGGTCATTCAGTTTCCTGAAAGCTTCATTGAAGCCACGCTGGAAGTCGTTCCGGAGATGGACGCTTTCCGTACCCTTTTAAGCCGATCCCGCCGCGGTCTGCTGTTTGACAATGAGACCGGCAAGGCGCTCGAGCCGATTATGAGCGAGTTGATGGATGCCCGCGGCATCAAGCGCATTGCATTGTTTTGCGAGGTTGTTGATCGCCTTGTTCATGCGCCGGAGCCGCAAATTCTTGCGAGCCTGAATTTCCAGATCGAAATGGGCAGCGCAGAAGACACTGGCGTCAATCGCGCCATCCACTACTTGAGGGAGAACCTCACCAGTCCGATCACAGAGGCCGAGTTGGCCGAGCTGACGGGACAAAGCGCGAGCTCCTTTTCGCGCTCATTCAAGCGCCACACGGGTATGACCCTTGTGCGCTACAAGAACCAACTGCGGATTGACTTGGCCTGCCACATGCTGCTGACCGACCCCGATACCCGCGTTGCTGATATTTGTTTTGAAGTTGGCTTTGCAAATCTGTCCAACTTCAATCGCCACTTCCTCAAGTTGAAGGGCATGTCGCCATCTGAATTTCGATCCACATTCGCAGCAAACAACGTGGCTTGCATGACCGGTTAGTGTCCTGAAATCAAGTTATTAGAATTGCTCGTGTTGCAGATATGGAGGTCTGCGCAAACGGGTAGTATTGTCCAAAACCACCTTTAGGGAGGATCCTAAAATGAAGTCTATTCTCAAATCCATCTCCATTGCCGCTCTTGGCGTAGCGCTCTCGGCCAGCGTATCTATGGCTGCCGATGGCAAGCTGAAAATCGGCATGACTTTCCAGGAAATGAACAACCCATACTTCGTTTCCATGCATGAAGCTCTTAAAGACGCAGCGAAAATGCTCGGCGCTGATCTGGTCATCACCGATGCTGGCCATGACGTTGCCAAACAGATCTCTGACGTGGAAGACATGCTGCAGCAGGACATCGACATTCTGCTCCTGAACCCGACCGATAGTGCTGGTATCGAGTCCGCGGTCACCATGGCCAAAGAAGCTGGCGTGATTGTTGTGGCAGTGGATGCCAACGCGAACGGTCCGGTTGATACCTTCGTTGGTTCCAAAAACCGTGATGCAGGCTACATGTCTTGCAAATACATGGGGGAAGCCATCGGCGGTGACGGTGAAGTCGCAATCCTTGACGGTATCCCCGTGATCCCCATCCTGCAGCGCGTTGAAGGCTGTAAGGCTGCTCTCGAGGAATTCCCAGATATCAAACTCGTTGACACCCAGAATGGTCGTCAGGACCGCTCTGTTGCTCTGGGCGTTGTCGAAAACATGATCCAGTCTCATCCGAAACTCGAAGCCATCTTCTCCGTCAACGACGGTGGCGCAATGGGCGCACTCGCTGCGATCCAGGGGTCAGGCAAAGACATCAAACTGACCTCGGTTGATGGTGCTCCTGAAGCAGTTGATGCAATTGCTAAAGGCACACCGTTCATCGAAACCACGGCTCAGTTCCCACGCGACCAGATCCGCGTTGGCCTCGGCATGGCACTGGCTCAGTACTGGGGTGCTCGTGTTGTTCCTTCTGAAGTTCCGATCGATGTACGTGTCATCGATGCGAAAAACGCCGAAGGCTTCAGCTGGTAAGCTCTTCTCCCAAGGTCACTCCCGCTAAGTTCGCGGGGGTGGCCATTTCTCAAACTATGCGGATTGTCCCATGCTGGAAATGAACGGGATCAAGAAACGCTTCGGCAACATCGAAGTCTTGCATGGAGTTGATCTAGAAGTGCGAGCCGGGGAAGTGCATGCGCTTCTCGGCGAAAATGGCGCCGGTAAATCGACGCTGATGAAAGTGCTCTGCGGCATCATCAAGGCAAGCGAAGGCACAATCAAGATCAACAATGAAGTGTGTGATTTCGCCGATTATGACGAAGCAATCGAGGCCGGTGTCGGCATCGTGTTTCAAGAATTCAGCCTTATTCCCTATCTCACGGCTGTCGAAAACATGTTTCTCGCAAGAGAAATCACCAATTCACTCGGACTTCTCAATCTTCGCGCAATGCGCAAGCGTGCCGAAGAAATCATGAAGCGGCTGGATGTGGATGTCCCGCTGAACGTGCCTGTCACACATCTTTCCGTCGCCGAACAGCAGTTTGTCGAGATCGCCAAGGCGCTCTCTCTTGATGCGCGTATCCTCGTCCTTGACGAACCGACAGCAACGCTGACGCCTTCCGAGGTGGAGCATTTGTACAAGGTGATCAGGGAACTGCGGCGCAATGGCGTTGCCATCGTTTTCATCTCTCATCACCTTGAAGAGATTTTTGAGATTTGCGATCGCATCACCGTGTTGCGCGACGGCGAGTACATCAACACCTGCAACGTGTCCGATGTCGACAATGACCGTCTCGTCGAAATGATGGTGGGGCGTCGCATCGATCAGAATTTCCCGCCCAAACCGGACATCAATGCCGCAGCTCAACCTGTTCTGGAAATCTCGGAAATCCAGCTCGAAAAGAACGGCCCGGTCTCGTCGTTTGATTTGCGCAAGGGTGAGGTGCTCGGCTTTGCCGGTCTTGTTGGATCGGGACGCACGGAAACCGCGCTCGCTCTTTTGGGGGCGCATCCCTCGCAGGTCTGCAAGATCAAGCTCAACGGCAATGACATCCGCTTCAAGGAACCGGCTGACGCACTCGCCAATGGCATTGGCCTCTTGCCTGAGAGTCGCAAGGAACAGGGGCTGATCACCAGTTTCTCGATCCTCCAGAATATCTCGATCAACAACTACGGCAAATATCGCACATACCAGTTCTTTATCGATCTGAAAAAGGAACTTCTTTGCACCAAGGAAGCGATTGCGCAAGTCAAGGTCAAGTCTAACAGTCCCTATGATCGTCTGGACACCTTGTCCGGTGGCAACCAGCAGAAGGTTGTTGTTGCCCGCTGGCTCAATCACACCATGAAAGTTCTCATTTTCGACGAACCCACCCGCGGCATTGATGTTGGCGCCAAGGCTGAAATCTATCAGCTGATGCGCGATCTCACGGAACAAGGGTGTTCAATCATCATGATCTCCTCCGAATTGCCTGAGGTTTTGGGCATGTCAGACCGTGTTTGTGTCTTCCGCGATGGCGGCATTGTCGACACGGTTGAAGGTGAGGACATCAATTCAGAACACATTATGACTCTCGCAACGACGGGGAGACAGAAAAATGTCGCATGACACAACGATCAATGAAACAACCAATAAAAAGAGCCGTTTTGAGTTTGCCGACTTTCTGCATTCGCCTCTCGTGCTGCCTCTCGCCGGCCTGATTGTCGTTTCGATCCTGATGAGTTTCGCAAGCGAAAACTTCTTCTCGGTCTCGAACATTTTCAATGTGCTCAGGCAGGTATCAATCAACGGTATCCTCGCGGTTGGCATGACCTTCGTCATCCTGACCGGCGGCATTGACCTCTCTGTCGGGGCGGTCATGGCGCTTGCGGGCACCATTTGCGCCGGACTTGTCGTCAACATGGGCATGCCGGGCATTGTCGGTCTTGCTGGCGGTACGCTCGTCGGGGTCTGCTTTGGCCTCTTCAACGGTGCTCTCGTCGCCTGGGGCCGGATGCCCGCGATCATCGTGACACTTGCCACAATGGGTGTCGCACGCGGCCTTGGCCTGATCTACTCGGGTGGCTATCCCATCTCCGGGCTGCCATCCTGGATTTCCTGGTTCGGCATCGGACGGATTGCCAATGTTCCTGTGCCGGTCATCATCATGTTCATCATCTATGGCTTTGCATGGGTTCTGTTGCAGCGCACGCCGTTCGGTCGTCATGTCTACTCGATTGGGGGCAACGAAACCGCAGCGCGTCTGTCTGGTGTCAAAACCCAGTGGATCAAGCTGAGCATCTACACGATCTCCGGTTTGACCTCTTCGCTGGCAGCCATCGTTCTGACCGGCCGCCTTATGAGTGGGCAGCCGAACGCCGGTGTCGGCTTCGAGCTTGACGCCATCGCGGCGGTTGTTCTGGGCGGTACGGCCATCTCCGGCGGGCGTGGTCTCATTCTGGGAACGCTGATCGGTGCGGTCCTCTTGGGTATCCTGAACAATGGTCTCAACCTGATGGGCATCAACCCCTATCTGCAGGACGTGATCAAGGGCTTCATCATCCTTCTGGCCATCTACATTGGTCGCGAGTGGCGATAGCCGATACGAAAGGGTCTATCTGATGCAGCTTCACATGATCTTGTGCTTTCCCAGTGGCGCTTTTCCCTGACCCTTAGCTTTTAGTGCGCACTCAATAGGGCAGGGGGGCCAATCCCCTGCATGAGGCGGTCGCCTCGCTCTGAACTCTCAGTAAGTTGAAAGACGACCCCAAGAACAAAGCTTTGCCTTCGACGAACTCCATCGCCGAGGGACGGGGGGCTCTTATGCTCAATTCCGGCTTCCCACGGGCCGGACAGGGCGAGCAAACAGAGCCGCCGGGCCCCACAGAACCACTACAACTGCGCCGCATGCGGCCAGAGATAAAGTGAGGAATTCAATGGATTTCAATGGAAAAACAGTTCTGATCACCGGTGCAGGCAAAGGCATCGGTCGCGCGACGGCTCGGACGCTCGCGTCACGTGGCGCCAAGATCGTCGGCTTTAGCCGCTCGCTCGAGTCACTTGAGGGTCTGACCGAGGAAACAGGTGCCAAATGCATCACTGCAGACTTCTCCGACGCCGCTGAGGTGCGCCGCGCCATGAAAGAGGCAGGCACCGCTGACTATCTCGTCAACTGTGCCGGGACCAATGTTCTTGAAACGGTGCTCGATCTGAGTGATCGCGGCCTCGATGCCGTGCTTCACATCAACCTGCGGGCCGCCATCATCTGCGCACAGGAATTCGCAAAAGCCCGTGTTGCCGCCGGTGGTGGAGGCGTGATCCTCAATATTACCAGCATCGCAGGTCATCGCGGTTTCGATGAGCATGTTGCCTATGCCGCCTCCAAAGCTGGTCTTGAAGGGGCAACCCGTGTTCTGGCCAAGGAATTGGGCCCGCATGGCATTCGTGCCGTGTGCCTCGCACCCACGATCACCATGACCGAACTGGCTGCTGTGGCCTGGAGTGACCCGGTGAAAAGCGAGCCCATGATGGTGCGCCACCCATCTGGCCGCTTTGCTGAGCCTGAAGACGTAGCCAAGGCCGTTGCCATGTTGCTCAGCGATGACGCGTGCATGGTGAACGGTTCGGTCCTCGCAGTGGACGGCGGCTTCCTTGCCGTCTGACCCACGCACTGAAAGAAATTGATATCAAAGGAGCAAGAAAATGGCAGAATCTCTAGAAGGCAAAGTTGCCGTTATCACCGGAGCTGCATCCGGCATCGGCCTGGCAACCACCGAAGCCCTGATTGAGGCTGGCGCGACCGTTGTCATGGTCGATTATGACGAAAAAGCCGTCACAGAATGCGTCGCTCGTCTGGGCGACAAGGCTATCGCGCAGGTCACCAACCTGATCGATCCTGACAGCTGTGCAGCAATGGTCCCTGAGATCCTCAAGAAGGTGGATCACATCGACATTCTTTATTGCAACGCTGGCACTTACATCGGTGGTGACCTCACCGAGACCGATACTCAGACCATCGATCGCATGTTGAACCTCAACGTCAATGCCGTGCTGAAAAACGTCCGCGATGTTGTACCGCATATGACAGAACGCAAAACCGGTGATATCGTTGTTACCTGTTCGATCGCAGGTCACTTCCCGACCTATTGGGAGCCTGTCTATTCCGCTTCCAAGTGGGCCATTACCAGCTTTGTTCAGGGCATGCGTCGTCAGATGATCCCGCACGGCATTCGCGTCGCACAGGTTTCTCCGGGGCCGGTCATCTCTGCCCTTCTGGCCGATTGGCCTGAAGAAAACCTGCGCAAGGCAAAAGAATCCGGTAGCCTCATAGAGGCATCGGAAGTGGCCGATGCGGTTATGTACATATTGACCCGAAAACGCCAGGTCACTATCCGTGACATGCTGGTCCTGCCGACCAATTTTGATCGGGTTTGATGAATTGACGCGGAGCGGCTCACCAAGGGCCGCTCCGTTTCAGGCATTGTCGCTTCGGTCGGATCAACTGGTCTGACACCGCCATCTCGGGTTGACGACGCAGAAGCATGGGAAGAGAAAAATGGCACGCTATTATATGGGGATTGATGTCGGCACTGGCAGCGCGCGTGTCGGCATTTTTGACGTTCAAGGCAATATGCTGGGCGCCGAGAAGCAGGACATAACGCTATTTCAGGAAGCGGGCTCCATTGTTGAGCAATCATCAGACGAAGTCTGGAACGCGGTCTGCACGGCCAGCAAGGCAACGCTGCAAGCAACC encodes:
- a CDS encoding AraC family transcriptional regulator: MQPDLELVHIRKDESFAAWQHGYPFRTVRWHYHPEYEIHLVVSTTGKFYIGDHIGHFAPGQLVMTGPYLPQNWISNIPKDKFERRRSQVIQFPESFIEATLEVVPEMDAFRTLLSRSRRGLLFDNETGKALEPIMSELMDARGIKRIALFCEVVDRLVHAPEPQILASLNFQIEMGSAEDTGVNRAIHYLRENLTSPITEAELAELTGQSASSFSRSFKRHTGMTLVRYKNQLRIDLACHMLLTDPDTRVADICFEVGFANLSNFNRHFLKLKGMSPSEFRSTFAANNVACMTG
- a CDS encoding ABC transporter substrate-binding protein, whose amino-acid sequence is MKSILKSISIAALGVALSASVSMAADGKLKIGMTFQEMNNPYFVSMHEALKDAAKMLGADLVITDAGHDVAKQISDVEDMLQQDIDILLLNPTDSAGIESAVTMAKEAGVIVVAVDANANGPVDTFVGSKNRDAGYMSCKYMGEAIGGDGEVAILDGIPVIPILQRVEGCKAALEEFPDIKLVDTQNGRQDRSVALGVVENMIQSHPKLEAIFSVNDGGAMGALAAIQGSGKDIKLTSVDGAPEAVDAIAKGTPFIETTAQFPRDQIRVGLGMALAQYWGARVVPSEVPIDVRVIDAKNAEGFSW
- a CDS encoding sugar ABC transporter ATP-binding protein; amino-acid sequence: MLEMNGIKKRFGNIEVLHGVDLEVRAGEVHALLGENGAGKSTLMKVLCGIIKASEGTIKINNEVCDFADYDEAIEAGVGIVFQEFSLIPYLTAVENMFLAREITNSLGLLNLRAMRKRAEEIMKRLDVDVPLNVPVTHLSVAEQQFVEIAKALSLDARILVLDEPTATLTPSEVEHLYKVIRELRRNGVAIVFISHHLEEIFEICDRITVLRDGEYINTCNVSDVDNDRLVEMMVGRRIDQNFPPKPDINAAAQPVLEISEIQLEKNGPVSSFDLRKGEVLGFAGLVGSGRTETALALLGAHPSQVCKIKLNGNDIRFKEPADALANGIGLLPESRKEQGLITSFSILQNISINNYGKYRTYQFFIDLKKELLCTKEAIAQVKVKSNSPYDRLDTLSGGNQQKVVVARWLNHTMKVLIFDEPTRGIDVGAKAEIYQLMRDLTEQGCSIIMISSELPEVLGMSDRVCVFRDGGIVDTVEGEDINSEHIMTLATTGRQKNVA
- a CDS encoding ABC transporter permease, yielding MSHDTTINETTNKKSRFEFADFLHSPLVLPLAGLIVVSILMSFASENFFSVSNIFNVLRQVSINGILAVGMTFVILTGGIDLSVGAVMALAGTICAGLVVNMGMPGIVGLAGGTLVGVCFGLFNGALVAWGRMPAIIVTLATMGVARGLGLIYSGGYPISGLPSWISWFGIGRIANVPVPVIIMFIIYGFAWVLLQRTPFGRHVYSIGGNETAARLSGVKTQWIKLSIYTISGLTSSLAAIVLTGRLMSGQPNAGVGFELDAIAAVVLGGTAISGGRGLILGTLIGAVLLGILNNGLNLMGINPYLQDVIKGFIILLAIYIGREWR
- a CDS encoding SDR family oxidoreductase, yielding MDFNGKTVLITGAGKGIGRATARTLASRGAKIVGFSRSLESLEGLTEETGAKCITADFSDAAEVRRAMKEAGTADYLVNCAGTNVLETVLDLSDRGLDAVLHINLRAAIICAQEFAKARVAAGGGGVILNITSIAGHRGFDEHVAYAASKAGLEGATRVLAKELGPHGIRAVCLAPTITMTELAAVAWSDPVKSEPMMVRHPSGRFAEPEDVAKAVAMLLSDDACMVNGSVLAVDGGFLAV
- a CDS encoding SDR family oxidoreductase, whose amino-acid sequence is MAESLEGKVAVITGAASGIGLATTEALIEAGATVVMVDYDEKAVTECVARLGDKAIAQVTNLIDPDSCAAMVPEILKKVDHIDILYCNAGTYIGGDLTETDTQTIDRMLNLNVNAVLKNVRDVVPHMTERKTGDIVVTCSIAGHFPTYWEPVYSASKWAITSFVQGMRRQMIPHGIRVAQVSPGPVISALLADWPEENLRKAKESGSLIEASEVADAVMYILTRKRQVTIRDMLVLPTNFDRV